In a genomic window of Trueperaceae bacterium:
- a CDS encoding VOC family protein: protein MGYSLDHVQLAMPAGREEQARAFYRDLVGLEELVKPEQLRSRGGVWFSLGAQQLHLGVEEGFRPARKAHPAIRCGDLEELSRRLLDSGFQLEWDANLPGETRFYTHDPFGNRLEFLDTPADL from the coding sequence ATGGGCTACTCCCTGGACCACGTCCAACTGGCCATGCCCGCCGGCCGCGAGGAACAGGCGAGGGCCTTCTACCGGGACCTGGTAGGGCTGGAAGAGTTGGTCAAGCCCGAGCAGTTGCGCAGCAGGGGCGGGGTCTGGTTCAGTCTTGGCGCGCAACAGCTGCACCTGGGGGTAGAGGAGGGTTTCCGTCCTGCCCGCAAGGCGCACCCAGCCATCCGCTGCGGCGACCTCGAGGAGCTCTCGCGGCGGCTACTGGACAGCGGCTTCCAACTCGAGTGGGACGCGAATCTGCCAGGCGAGACCCGCTTCTACACGCACGATCCGTTCGGCAACCGGCTGGAATTCCTCGACACTCCGGCCGACCTCTGA
- a CDS encoding YIP1 family protein gives MTANSSIPEMLNQSRTVLTSPSVANFERFEGRGNLADALIYMTIAAAITGVFGLTEGVGGFLRNIISALLGFLIFTYLVHWIGSRRGGSGTLDEVAYSFALFWAPLTVLVGVVSLILAITVVGIVLIPLVLLAAFVVNVFFAYLAVQSSMNLQGGGPTWTVLILAALASFVLNLIIAAILN, from the coding sequence ATGACCGCGAACTCGTCGATCCCCGAGATGCTGAACCAGAGCAGGACGGTTCTCACCAGTCCCAGCGTCGCCAACTTCGAGCGCTTCGAGGGGCGAGGCAACCTGGCCGACGCGCTCATCTATATGACGATCGCCGCAGCCATCACCGGCGTATTTGGCCTGACCGAGGGCGTAGGCGGCTTCCTGCGCAACATCATCAGCGCGCTTCTAGGCTTCCTGATCTTCACCTACCTGGTCCACTGGATAGGTAGTCGGCGCGGCGGCAGCGGGACGCTCGACGAGGTCGCCTACTCGTTCGCTCTCTTCTGGGCACCACTGACGGTGCTGGTGGGCGTGGTGAGCCTGATCCTCGCCATCACCGTCGTCGGCATCGTCCTCATCCCGCTCGTTCTGCTCGCTGCTTTCGTGGTGAACGTGTTCTTCGCCTACCTGGCGGTCCAGTCGAGCATGAATCTCCAAGGCGGAGGACCCACTTGGACGGTGCTGATCCTAGCTGCCCTGGCTTCGTTCGTCCTGAACCTGATAATCGCCGCCATCCTGAACTAG
- a CDS encoding DNA alkylation repair protein, translating to MSTAEVGKLVDRIAGSLRDAGTSERAASEKRYLKSSLEHYGASVPAIGKVAKGVVKELPELDRDQLLVLVLALWERPVHELRMAAVELLCYREKLLAAADVPLLERMLREARTWALVDTLAVKVVGPLARRNGGLVRVLDSWAEDDDFWLRRTVLLSFLLPLRRGDSGPFGPFSGYADRMLEEREFFIRKAIGWVLREYSKKRPEEVFDWLLARVERISGLTFREASKYLSEEQRAKLGRVRSRP from the coding sequence GTGAGCACCGCCGAGGTCGGCAAGCTGGTAGACCGGATCGCCGGATCGCTACGGGACGCCGGTACCTCCGAGCGGGCCGCTAGCGAGAAGCGTTACCTGAAGAGCTCCCTGGAGCATTACGGCGCTTCGGTACCGGCTATCGGCAAGGTCGCCAAGGGGGTAGTGAAGGAGCTGCCGGAGCTCGACCGCGATCAGCTCCTGGTCCTGGTGCTGGCTCTGTGGGAGCGTCCGGTACACGAACTGCGGATGGCGGCGGTCGAGCTCCTCTGTTACCGCGAGAAGTTGCTGGCAGCCGCCGACGTCCCACTGCTCGAAAGGATGCTTCGCGAAGCTCGCACCTGGGCGCTGGTCGACACGCTCGCGGTGAAGGTCGTTGGCCCTCTCGCGCGCCGCAACGGGGGCTTGGTGAGGGTGCTCGACAGCTGGGCAGAGGACGACGACTTCTGGCTCCGGCGCACCGTGCTGCTCTCCTTCCTGCTTCCGCTCCGCAGGGGGGATAGCGGCCCATTCGGGCCCTTCTCGGGCTACGCCGATCGGATGCTGGAGGAGCGAGAGTTCTTCATCCGCAAGGCTATCGGCTGGGTCCTGCGAGAGTACTCGAAGAAGCGGCCGGAGGAGGTGTTCGACTGGCTGCTCGCGCGGGTCGAGCGCATCTCCGGCCTGACCTTCCGCGAGGCCAGCAAGTATCTATCCGAGGAGCAGCGGGCCAAGCTCGGCCGCGTCCGCTCGAGGCCCTAG
- a CDS encoding cytochrome c, protein MAEERREAEGEDRDRIDIYLDGDKEPLVSYRPPLRFELDTSQMQDGPHLLRVEAYDSTGTKGVREIPFTVRNGPGIAISGIRDNDVLEGSIPVLVNSYGGAVEQNWEPSRAETPAPAPTWAWVLLIVFVAFSGFYGVRQWKPPTSFASTPTYGTVAASSAVTPQPAGAPEGQADATGTQAKPVEAAVAESVAQNEGRALAEEPPPAADAAGAATPIAFDSELGASVYGSYCSACHQSNGKGLPGVFPPMAGDPVVTASDPTEHISIVLNGLQGKTIDGVAYASPMPAFGGQLSDEQIAAVISHERSSWGNDAPLVTPEAVRELR, encoded by the coding sequence ATGGCTGAGGAGAGAAGAGAAGCCGAGGGCGAAGACCGCGACCGGATCGACATCTACCTCGACGGAGACAAGGAACCCCTGGTCAGCTACCGACCGCCGCTGCGTTTCGAACTAGATACCTCGCAGATGCAGGACGGTCCCCACCTTCTCCGAGTGGAGGCGTACGACTCGACCGGCACGAAGGGAGTCCGCGAGATCCCCTTCACGGTTCGCAACGGGCCCGGTATCGCCATCAGCGGCATTCGCGACAACGACGTACTGGAGGGTTCGATCCCCGTGCTGGTCAACTCGTACGGTGGCGCCGTCGAGCAGAACTGGGAACCCTCCAGGGCAGAGACTCCCGCTCCCGCACCCACCTGGGCCTGGGTGCTTCTGATCGTCTTCGTGGCCTTCTCCGGATTCTACGGAGTTCGGCAGTGGAAGCCGCCGACCAGCTTCGCAAGCACACCCACCTATGGGACGGTTGCTGCCAGCAGTGCGGTGACCCCGCAACCTGCCGGCGCCCCGGAGGGCCAGGCGGATGCTACCGGGACCCAGGCGAAGCCCGTCGAAGCCGCCGTCGCCGAATCGGTAGCGCAGAACGAGGGCCGAGCCCTCGCCGAGGAGCCTCCTCCGGCAGCCGACGCGGCAGGGGCAGCGACCCCGATTGCGTTCGACTCCGAACTGGGCGCCAGCGTCTACGGTTCCTACTGCTCGGCCTGCCACCAGTCGAACGGCAAGGGCTTGCCCGGCGTCTTCCCGCCCATGGCGGGCGACCCGGTGGTCACGGCCAGCGACCCGACCGAGCACATAAGCATCGTGCTGAACGGTCTTCAGGGCAAGACTATCGACGGCGTCGCCTACGCGTCGCCCATGCCGGCCTTCGGCGGGCAACTGAGCGACGAGCAGATCGCCGCCGTCATAAGTCACGAGCGGAGCAGCTGGGGAAACGACGCACCGCTGGTAACACCCGAGGCCGTGCGAGAGCTGCGCTGA
- a CDS encoding cbb3-type cytochrome c oxidase subunit II, translating to MNFHKNHILLFSVILFGFVTLASVIAIGPAVWVQNNTHPLPGATPMTELEREGLAVYVSEGCVACHTQQVRPIAMDAQWGRPSAPGDYADVAPAGALRPYAPAVLGSSRTGPDLSNVGARQPSETWQYLHLYNPRIVVPESVMPAYPWLFEVVEEATADDGVVPVPAERVPAGSKIVATDEARALVAYLLSLEQVPLKGATHGEVR from the coding sequence ATGAACTTCCACAAGAACCACATCCTCCTCTTCTCCGTCATCCTCTTCGGCTTCGTCACCCTCGCCTCCGTGATCGCCATCGGCCCGGCGGTCTGGGTCCAGAACAACACCCATCCGCTCCCAGGGGCCACGCCCATGACCGAACTCGAGCGGGAGGGCCTGGCGGTCTACGTGTCCGAAGGCTGCGTGGCGTGCCACACCCAGCAGGTACGTCCGATCGCGATGGACGCCCAATGGGGCCGCCCCTCTGCCCCGGGCGACTACGCCGATGTGGCTCCGGCCGGCGCACTGAGACCGTACGCCCCGGCGGTACTCGGCAGCTCCCGCACCGGTCCCGACCTAAGTAACGTGGGCGCCCGTCAGCCGAGCGAGACCTGGCAGTACCTGCACCTGTACAACCCGCGGATAGTCGTCCCCGAGTCGGTGATGCCAGCCTACCCGTGGCTGTTCGAAGTGGTGGAGGAAGCCACGGCAGATGACGGGGTGGTCCCGGTTCCAGCAGAGAGGGTACCCGCAGGCAGCAAGATCGTCGCCACGGACGAAGCAAGGGCCCTCGTCGCCTACCTCCTCTCACTCGAACAGGTGCCCCTAAAGGGCGCCACCCACGGGGAGGTACGGTGA
- a CDS encoding cbb3-type cytochrome c oxidase subunit I: MAGLAPTISNIRPLAVPKARVTGAPDRDTASTRLIFTYLAFATLWLVVGTLVGEYLGIKFSSPDIDHIPWLSYGRLRPVHTNTVFWGWSTLAMIALALYVVPRTSQRRLFSYRLAWVSLALINIAVLAGDICLMAGINNGGQEYREYIWPVQAIFAVGAILTAYNLIRTIADRGVEEIYISNWYIIAAFLWTIALLVIAYLPFYQQNAISETVIQGFYMHMGVGMWFTPMVLGLTYYFLPKLLNKPIYSYSLGVLAFWTQMLFYTMIGAHHFIFAPVPWWLQTVAIIFSIGMVVTLAAGTGNFLLTMKGSGRTIARSYSLPFILAGVLAYFLWSFQGSLEAIRSLNHVWHFTNFTVAHSHLTMYGFVVFLIWGGVYGLLPRLTGREPPQLLVGVHFWFALVGLMLYSVALMIGGTMQGLSWIAEAPFIESVQLMVPFWLWRAVGGSLMFISHLVFAFNLWSMRPARDTSPAPSASATGAEVPA; the protein is encoded by the coding sequence ATGGCCGGATTGGCCCCCACCATCTCGAACATCCGTCCACTGGCGGTGCCCAAGGCACGTGTCACCGGCGCTCCCGACCGCGATACCGCCTCGACGAGACTGATCTTCACCTACCTGGCGTTCGCGACACTCTGGCTCGTAGTGGGGACGCTCGTGGGCGAATACCTGGGCATAAAGTTCTCCAGCCCCGACATCGACCACATCCCGTGGCTCTCCTACGGTCGGTTGCGGCCCGTCCACACGAATACCGTCTTCTGGGGCTGGTCGACGCTGGCGATGATCGCGTTGGCGCTCTACGTAGTACCCAGAACGAGCCAGAGGCGGCTCTTCAGCTACAGGCTCGCCTGGGTGAGCTTGGCACTCATCAACATCGCCGTCCTGGCAGGCGACATCTGCCTCATGGCCGGCATCAACAACGGCGGCCAGGAGTACCGCGAGTACATCTGGCCAGTGCAGGCGATATTCGCGGTCGGCGCTATTCTCACCGCCTACAACCTGATCCGCACCATCGCCGACCGCGGCGTAGAGGAGATCTACATCTCCAACTGGTACATCATCGCCGCGTTCCTCTGGACGATCGCCCTCCTGGTGATCGCCTACCTGCCCTTCTATCAGCAGAACGCCATAAGCGAGACCGTTATCCAGGGCTTCTACATGCACATGGGCGTGGGGATGTGGTTCACGCCGATGGTCCTGGGACTAACCTACTACTTCCTACCCAAGCTCCTGAACAAGCCGATCTACTCCTACTCGTTGGGGGTGCTGGCGTTCTGGACCCAGATGCTCTTCTACACGATGATCGGCGCCCACCACTTCATCTTCGCCCCGGTCCCCTGGTGGCTGCAGACGGTAGCCATCATCTTCAGCATCGGTATGGTCGTGACTTTGGCGGCCGGGACCGGCAACTTCCTGCTGACGATGAAGGGCAGTGGCCGCACCATCGCCCGCAGCTACAGCCTGCCGTTCATCCTGGCCGGGGTTCTGGCCTACTTCCTCTGGTCGTTCCAGGGTTCGCTCGAAGCGATCCGCTCGCTCAACCACGTCTGGCACTTCACCAACTTCACCGTCGCCCACTCTCACCTCACCATGTACGGCTTCGTGGTCTTCCTCATCTGGGGTGGCGTCTACGGGCTGCTTCCGCGACTGACCGGACGTGAACCGCCGCAACTGCTCGTTGGCGTCCACTTTTGGTTCGCGCTCGTGGGCCTGATGCTCTACAGCGTGGCGCTCATGATCGGCGGCACCATGCAGGGCCTCAGCTGGATCGCGGAGGCGCCCTTCATAGAGTCGGTCCAGCTAATGGTCCCCTTCTGGCTGTGGCGCGCCGTGGGCGGGAGCCTGATGTTCATATCGCACCTGGTGTTCGCCTTCAACCTCTGGTCGATGCGCCCCGCCAGGGACACTTCCCCGGCGCCATCGGCGTCAGCGACGGGAGCGGAAGTGCCAGCATGA
- a CDS encoding YkvA family protein, translated as MDDERKNELELARKYANADDYDEPRFWRTVGRQAAKWGSGLLLQVLTLYYCMVDPKTPAKSKAVIAGALAYTILPTDLIPDFLPAVGWGDDAAMIAWAGFEVLKSIDETHREKARQKARSLLGTGPSPN; from the coding sequence GTGGACGACGAACGGAAGAACGAACTCGAGTTGGCGCGCAAGTACGCCAACGCTGACGACTACGACGAGCCCAGATTCTGGCGTACCGTTGGCCGGCAGGCGGCCAAGTGGGGTTCGGGCCTGCTGCTCCAGGTCCTCACCCTCTACTACTGCATGGTCGACCCGAAGACTCCTGCCAAGAGCAAGGCGGTGATCGCCGGGGCACTCGCCTATACCATCCTCCCTACCGACCTGATACCCGACTTCCTGCCGGCGGTGGGCTGGGGTGACGACGCGGCGATGATCGCGTGGGCCGGGTTCGAGGTGCTGAAGAGCATCGATGAGACCCACCGAGAGAAGGCGCGGCAGAAGGCCAGGTCCTTGCTGGGGACCGGGCCGTCGCCCAACTGA
- a CDS encoding TetR/AcrR family transcriptional regulator: protein MRPEATTREERIRQRSAERRSVQRAERRRSILDAAATLFLEHGYERFSLRQVAEEIGYSPTTIYLYFSDKDDLLFHVAMDGFGRFGEELQEACDGASEPLEKLAAIGEAYVEFGLTNPVHYRLMFMQRGEFLEREPPEGYESVIDSFGILTRTVEECLEAGVIEDGDTLAYAAMIWAAVHGVVALAIATPYLEYERALAVHRLTARSLIHGIRS from the coding sequence GTGAGGCCTGAGGCCACTACTCGCGAGGAACGGATCCGCCAGCGCAGCGCCGAACGGCGCTCGGTGCAGCGGGCAGAGCGGCGCCGGTCGATCCTGGATGCCGCCGCCACTCTCTTCCTCGAACATGGCTACGAGCGATTCTCGCTTAGGCAGGTGGCCGAGGAGATCGGTTACTCGCCTACGACCATCTACCTCTACTTCAGCGACAAGGACGATCTCCTCTTCCACGTGGCGATGGACGGCTTCGGCCGCTTCGGGGAGGAGTTGCAGGAGGCCTGCGACGGCGCCTCGGAACCACTGGAGAAGCTAGCCGCCATCGGCGAGGCCTATGTCGAGTTCGGCCTCACCAACCCGGTGCACTACCGGTTGATGTTCATGCAGCGCGGCGAGTTCCTGGAGCGTGAGCCGCCAGAGGGTTACGAGTCGGTCATCGACTCCTTCGGCATCCTGACCAGAACCGTGGAGGAGTGCCTCGAGGCGGGTGTGATCGAGGACGGCGACACGCTCGCATACGCCGCGATGATCTGGGCCGCTGTCCACGGCGTCGTCGCTCTGGCGATCGCCACCCCCTACTTGGAATACGAGCGGGCGCTGGCGGTTCACCGGCTGACCGCCCGATCACTGATCCACGGGATCAGGAGCTAG
- a CDS encoding helix-turn-helix transcriptional regulator: MENRLRVLRAERRWSQAQLAERLGVSRQTVLAIETGKYDPSLPLAFRIARLFEQPIEAIFDDGQKA, encoded by the coding sequence GTGGAGAACCGCTTGCGGGTTCTTCGCGCCGAACGGCGCTGGTCGCAGGCCCAGCTGGCGGAACGACTAGGGGTGTCGCGGCAGACCGTGCTCGCAATCGAGACCGGCAAGTACGACCCCAGCTTGCCCCTGGCCTTCCGCATAGCGCGACTCTTCGAACAGCCGATCGAGGCGATCTTCGACGACGGTCAAAAGGCCTGA
- a CDS encoding YrdB family protein: MSLKDANLAVRFLLELATLVALGYWGFGVGAGALQRFALGLGAPLLAALLWGLFVAPRSRARLAEPLRYGIGLLIMLAGALALAASGEHSLALVFALVILLNTSLVVLWRP, translated from the coding sequence GTGAGCCTGAAAGACGCCAACCTCGCCGTCCGCTTCCTCCTCGAACTGGCGACGCTGGTGGCCCTCGGCTACTGGGGTTTCGGCGTCGGCGCTGGAGCGCTGCAGCGCTTCGCGCTAGGTCTGGGCGCGCCCCTCCTCGCCGCTCTTCTGTGGGGCCTCTTCGTCGCGCCCAGGTCCCGGGCGCGGCTCGCGGAACCACTTCGATACGGCATCGGGCTGCTGATCATGCTCGCTGGAGCGCTCGCTCTCGCTGCCAGCGGCGAGCACTCCCTGGCTCTCGTTTTCGCACTGGTAATCCTCCTCAATACCTCTCTGGTCGTGCTGTGGCGGCCGTGA
- a CDS encoding alpha/beta hydrolase: MNFRQSLLPNGHTIGFDDLGSERGEPFLFFHGTPASRINFRFFDADEVIRERQLRVICPDRPGIGGSSPQADRTTADWAEDMELLLDELGLERVTLLAHSGGGPYALSCAAHIPQRVKAIGLVAGSPLDYGNEVEGTNADSERFLELCARRPAVARGLLRLMRFASFAAPDLFVRQASSILPRCDREVMEEPEMKRVFLRMVQEALRQGPAGAQQDGASMFGPWRLPLEEIGAPVLLWYGSEDRNVPPQVGEWYSEKIDDSELSLLTGEGHLSIMVRHGRSIIESLLART; the protein is encoded by the coding sequence GTGAACTTCAGGCAGTCGCTCCTTCCCAACGGCCACACGATCGGTTTCGACGATCTGGGCAGCGAACGTGGCGAGCCGTTTCTCTTCTTCCACGGCACCCCTGCCAGCCGAATCAACTTCCGCTTCTTCGATGCGGACGAGGTTATTCGCGAGCGCCAGCTAAGGGTGATCTGCCCCGACCGGCCCGGCATCGGAGGGAGTTCTCCGCAGGCGGATCGCACCACGGCCGACTGGGCCGAAGACATGGAGTTGCTGCTGGATGAACTGGGGCTCGAGCGAGTCACCCTGCTGGCACACTCCGGCGGGGGGCCTTACGCCCTCAGCTGCGCCGCTCACATCCCCCAACGCGTGAAGGCGATCGGTCTAGTCGCCGGCTCGCCGCTCGACTACGGCAACGAGGTCGAGGGCACCAACGCCGATTCGGAGCGTTTCCTCGAGCTGTGCGCGAGGCGTCCCGCGGTGGCTCGCGGCCTGCTGCGGCTCATGAGGTTCGCCTCGTTCGCCGCGCCTGATCTCTTCGTGCGCCAGGCATCGTCGATACTGCCGCGCTGCGACCGGGAGGTGATGGAAGAGCCGGAGATGAAGCGGGTCTTCCTCCGCATGGTGCAAGAGGCGCTCCGCCAGGGCCCGGCGGGAGCTCAGCAGGACGGCGCCTCGATGTTTGGCCCGTGGCGGTTGCCTCTGGAGGAGATCGGGGCGCCGGTGCTGCTCTGGTACGGGAGCGAGGACCGTAACGTGCCGCCGCAAGTGGGTGAGTGGTACAGCGAGAAGATCGACGACAGCGAACTCTCCCTCCTCACCGGCGAAGGCCACCTTTCGATAATGGTGAGGCACGGCCGCAGCATCATCGAATCGTTGCTCGCGAGGACCTAG
- a CDS encoding ABC transporter permease subunit, with translation MNWRAVRAIIRKDLSVVRQSRAIMLPLVIVPIVVLVALPALASFAPNLVNLPGAGNDLSQLLEAMPAGLQAVMEGRNEEQRLLLMLLVYIFAPLYLIVPIMVANVIAADSFAGEKERKTLEALLYTPTSDRELVTAKLMAPWLAAVAVALLGFVAYSLVVNITNYRTMGGIFFPNLMWLVLALWVAPAVAAFGLAGGVLVSARVNTVQEAYQLGGVVVLPIVLLMVSQAVGVIYFSIGLVLLLGLLIWAIALALLWYGVRTLRRERLVARI, from the coding sequence GTGAACTGGCGAGCCGTCCGGGCGATCATCCGCAAGGACCTGTCGGTCGTGCGGCAGAGCAGGGCGATAATGCTGCCCCTTGTGATCGTGCCGATCGTCGTTCTCGTGGCGCTGCCGGCACTGGCCTCGTTCGCACCCAACCTCGTAAACCTGCCGGGCGCCGGAAACGACCTGTCGCAGCTGCTCGAGGCGATGCCCGCGGGGCTGCAGGCGGTGATGGAAGGCCGGAACGAGGAGCAGCGGCTGCTGCTGATGTTGCTGGTCTACATCTTCGCACCGCTCTACCTGATCGTTCCGATAATGGTCGCCAACGTCATCGCCGCCGACTCGTTCGCGGGCGAGAAGGAGCGCAAGACCCTGGAGGCGCTTCTCTACACGCCCACCAGCGACCGGGAACTGGTAACGGCGAAGCTGATGGCGCCCTGGCTCGCCGCGGTAGCCGTGGCGCTCCTCGGCTTCGTTGCCTACTCGCTGGTCGTCAACATCACCAACTACCGCACGATGGGCGGCATCTTCTTCCCCAACCTGATGTGGCTGGTACTGGCTCTCTGGGTAGCGCCGGCCGTCGCCGCCTTCGGACTGGCTGGTGGAGTGCTCGTCTCGGCCCGCGTGAACACGGTGCAGGAGGCGTACCAGCTGGGTGGGGTGGTGGTGCTTCCGATAGTCCTGCTGATGGTCAGTCAGGCCGTAGGCGTCATCTACTTCAGTATCGGTCTGGTGCTGCTGCTGGGACTGCTGATCTGGGCGATCGCCCTGGCGCTGCTCTGGTACGGGGTCCGTACGTTGCGGCGGGAACGCCTGGTCGCTCGGATCTAG
- a CDS encoding ABC transporter ATP-binding protein yields the protein MVISLRNLTRAFGDNLALDAASFEVAAGEVFGLLGHNGAGKTTTVRLLNGLLEPTSGSASVFGLDPSRDGTQIRRRTGVSTETPSVDDRMTGRDTLHYFAELYGVPKREVAGRTTALLAGYGLIGAADDRVGSYSKGMKQRLALARTLIHEPELLFLDEPTSGLDPVATKGVNELIGRLSREEGRTVLLCTHNLAQAQQLCQRVAVLEKGRVVALGAPHELARDLGMRRSIELQLGDGELGRALTLLRSRPEFGTATGTGGTLQVTTVERELIPELVRLLAAEGLHIYSVETSEPSLEDVYFELYDRQSGATA from the coding sequence ATGGTTATATCCCTCAGGAACCTCACGCGCGCCTTCGGCGACAACCTCGCACTCGACGCAGCCAGCTTCGAGGTAGCGGCCGGGGAGGTTTTCGGACTACTGGGGCACAACGGCGCCGGCAAGACCACCACCGTGCGACTGCTGAACGGCCTGCTCGAGCCGACCTCCGGAAGCGCCTCCGTCTTCGGCCTCGATCCCTCCCGGGACGGTACGCAGATAAGGCGCCGCACCGGCGTTTCGACGGAAACGCCGTCGGTAGACGACCGGATGACGGGACGAGACACCCTGCACTACTTCGCGGAGCTGTACGGGGTACCGAAGCGGGAGGTGGCCGGCCGGACGACCGCTCTTCTGGCAGGCTACGGCCTGATCGGGGCCGCTGATGACCGGGTCGGGAGCTACAGCAAGGGGATGAAACAGCGGCTGGCGCTCGCCCGGACTCTCATCCACGAGCCGGAACTGCTCTTCCTCGACGAGCCCACGAGCGGGCTCGATCCGGTCGCGACTAAGGGCGTGAACGAGCTGATCGGCCGACTGAGCCGCGAGGAGGGCCGGACCGTGCTTCTGTGCACCCACAACCTGGCGCAGGCGCAACAGCTGTGCCAACGGGTAGCGGTTCTCGAGAAGGGGCGGGTGGTGGCGTTGGGCGCTCCCCACGAACTGGCGCGCGACCTGGGCATGCGGCGGTCGATCGAGCTGCAGCTGGGCGATGGCGAACTCGGCAGGGCGCTCACCCTCCTGCGCTCCCGCCCTGAGTTCGGCACCGCGACAGGCACTGGCGGCACCTTGCAGGTGACGACCGTGGAGCGCGAACTGATCCCCGAGCTGGTGAGGCTCCTGGCCGCCGAGGGCCTCCACATCTACAGCGTCGAGACGTCGGAGCCCTCACTCGAGGACGTCTACTTCGAACTCTACGACCGGCAGAGCGGAGCCACGGCGTGA
- a CDS encoding HD-GYP domain-containing protein → MPTFRALMGPIIASLVALALFLVIYESPGLDPRLAAPKFHFWLVSGTSLLAFALAVLVGFAGARSGDARVAYLGAGFAGLAGFFSLHGLATPGFLIGRSEVTGVAAELSLMSLAIWMYLAAYRRPNDEGAGMVRTLLVWVLFLVTVVTVGLARPDLARFIPVDDDPLRWGVTTLVIVLLLAAGARFLEGYRLSRSALHLVMLYLVGLLAVSQVIMVMGVVFQLSWWIYHALLLIAVVSMLVTVAGQLQAGTLSIGLGSLLTDDAERRLAYGLRPEVRALVVATEAKDRYTAGHMQRVAGFAVRLGRAAGLGPEDLRALAQAAVVHDVGKIEVPDAVLNKPGTLLEQEIDLIRSHPDVGARIGEALGMHRRELEVIRHHHERWDGSGYPDGLSGEEIPKLARVLSIADVYDALTSDRSYRDAWSPEAARQHISREAGRSFDPELARAWLDMNSGSQLEAGREAQPLKGMLGVQGAE, encoded by the coding sequence GTGCCGACGTTCCGCGCTCTGATGGGGCCTATCATCGCCTCACTGGTGGCGCTGGCGCTGTTCCTGGTGATCTACGAGTCGCCCGGCCTCGACCCGCGGCTCGCCGCGCCTAAGTTCCACTTCTGGCTGGTCTCCGGGACCTCGTTGCTGGCGTTCGCCCTTGCGGTACTCGTAGGTTTCGCAGGGGCCCGCTCGGGGGACGCTCGCGTCGCCTACCTCGGCGCCGGATTCGCCGGCCTGGCCGGCTTCTTCTCGCTCCACGGCCTCGCGACGCCGGGATTCCTGATCGGGCGGTCCGAGGTCACGGGCGTCGCCGCCGAGCTCTCGTTGATGTCGCTGGCGATCTGGATGTACCTCGCCGCCTACCGCCGCCCGAACGACGAAGGCGCCGGTATGGTTCGGACGCTCCTCGTCTGGGTTCTCTTCCTCGTCACCGTCGTTACGGTTGGACTCGCTCGGCCCGACCTGGCCCGCTTCATACCGGTCGATGACGATCCGCTCCGCTGGGGTGTCACTACCCTGGTGATCGTGCTGCTGCTCGCCGCCGGAGCACGCTTCCTAGAGGGCTACAGGTTGTCACGCTCGGCACTGCACCTGGTGATGCTCTACCTGGTTGGCCTCCTCGCCGTATCGCAGGTGATCATGGTCATGGGGGTGGTATTCCAGCTGAGCTGGTGGATCTACCACGCACTGTTGCTGATAGCGGTCGTGTCCATGCTGGTCACGGTCGCTGGCCAGCTGCAAGCCGGCACGCTCTCCATCGGACTCGGTTCGCTCCTCACCGACGATGCGGAGCGGCGGCTGGCCTACGGACTGAGGCCAGAGGTCAGGGCGCTCGTGGTCGCCACCGAGGCGAAAGACCGCTATACGGCAGGGCACATGCAGAGAGTCGCCGGGTTCGCGGTGAGGCTGGGCCGGGCCGCGGGCCTTGGCCCCGAGGACCTGAGGGCGCTGGCACAGGCCGCGGTCGTTCACGACGTGGGCAAGATCGAGGTGCCGGACGCGGTCCTCAACAAGCCCGGAACACTGCTCGAGCAGGAGATCGATCTGATCAGGAGCCATCCCGACGTGGGGGCGCGAATAGGCGAAGCGCTGGGGATGCACCGCCGGGAACTCGAGGTCATCCGCCATCACCACGAGCGTTGGGACGGCAGCGGCTATCCCGACGGTCTGAGTGGCGAGGAGATCCCGAAGCTCGCTCGGGTGCTCTCGATCGCCGACGTGTACGACGCTCTGACGTCGGATCGCTCCTACCGCGATGCCTGGAGTCCCGAGGCCGCTCGACAGCACATAAGCCGAGAAGCTGGGCGCTCCTTCGACCCCGAACTGGCGCGCGCCTGGCTCGATATGAACTCCGGTAGCCAGCTCGAAGCGGGCCGCGAGGCCCAGCCGCTCAAGGGGATGTTAGGCGTCCAAGGGGCAGAGTAG